The following nucleotide sequence is from Pseudonocardia sp. C8.
CCGACGACATGATCCCCGGTCGGCCCCCCGGCGGGGAACACCGCGACCGACCGCGCCCGCCCCCCTGTTCGGGCAATGGACTTCGGCCCCGGCACCGGTACGGTGAACCGGTCACGGGCCCCGCCGCACCGGACCGGTCCGCCGGGGTCCTTGCGTCGTCCCGGTCGGCGGGAGGTGGGTTCCGTGAGTGCCGTCGATCCTGCCCGCACGCCCCGGCCGGTGCCCGGCCGTCCGCCGCCGTCGAAGGCCCGGCTCCGCGAGCACACGCCGCGGCCGGGGGTGACCGTCCTCGAGGTCATCGGCGAGATCGACCTGGTGGAGGCGGACGCGATCCGGATCCGGATGACCGAGCTGCTGCACCGGACGCACCCGGAACGGGCCGTGCTGGACCTGTCCGGCGTCGCGTTCCTGGGCTCGCACGGGCTGACCGCCGTCGTGCGGGCCTCGCGCGCGGCCGGCGCCGCCGGCGTCCCGCTCGCGGGAGTGACCGGGCCGGACAACCGGGCGGTGATCCGGCCGGTCCGGATGACCGGGCTGGACCGGGTCATCACCTGGTTCCCGGACCTGTCCAGCGCCCTGGACCCGGGCCCGCGGGTGTGACGGTGCATGCTGCGCGCTTGCACCGGGCCGCACAGCAACCGCACATTGGCCGGATGAGCGGTACCGTCACGCCCGGCCCGGCCCCGCTCCACCGCGCGCCCGGCCGGCTGCTCTGGCAGCAGCTGCTCGCCGACCTCCGGCGCCGGCTCGACGCCGACGAGTTCACCCACGGCTTCCCCGGCGAGCTCGCCCTGGTCGAGGAGTACGGCGTCAGCCGGCACACCGTGCGCCAGGCCGTGAAGGTGCTCCGCGAGGAGGGCCTGGTCGTCGGCAGCCGGGGCCGGCCGTCGAGGCAGGCCGCGCCGGCCGAGATCGTCCAGCGGCTCGGCGCCCTCTACAGCCTGAACGAGTCGGTCCGCGCCATGGGCCTGGAGCAGCGCAGCGTGGTGCGGGCGCTGGACGTCCGCGCGGACGGCGTCGTCGCCGCCCACCTCGGGCTGGAGGAATCCACCCCGCTGGTCCACCTGGAACGGCTGCGGCTCGCCGGCCGCGATCCGCTCGCGCTGGACCGGGTGTGGCTGCCGTACGAGCTGGCCGCCCCGCTGCTGCAGGCCGACTTCTCCACCGGCGCGCTCTACGAGCGCTACGCCGAGCTGTGCGGGGTCGTCCTCACCGGCGGCGAGGAGACGATCCAGCCGATCCTGCCGACCCCGGCCGAGCACCGCCTGCTCGGGGGCAGCCCGTCCACCGCCGCGTTCGCGATCCGCCGGCTCGGCACGGCGAAGGGCCGCCCGGTGGAGTGGCGCCGGACGCTGGTGCGCGGCGACCGCTTCGTGCTCCGCGCCGACTTCGCCGGGCGCGACGGCTACCAGCTCGACCTGCTGGGGTCCCCGGACCGGCGGGATCCGCGGCGGTGAGGGCCGCCCCGGTCGTGCCGACCTAGAACGGCACGCGGGCGGCGTGCGCGGCCCGGACGGCCGCTGCGACCCGGGCGAGCAGCCCGCGACCGCCCTCGCCGGCGGGCTCGGGTTCCGCGGGCGGGGCCGGTTCGGCAGGTGCGGGCG
It contains:
- a CDS encoding anti-sigma factor antagonist (This anti-anti-sigma factor, or anti-sigma factor antagonist, belongs to a family that includes characterized members SpoIIAA, RsbV, RsfA, and RsfB.), producing the protein MSAVDPARTPRPVPGRPPPSKARLREHTPRPGVTVLEVIGEIDLVEADAIRIRMTELLHRTHPERAVLDLSGVAFLGSHGLTAVVRASRAAGAAGVPLAGVTGPDNRAVIRPVRMTGLDRVITWFPDLSSALDPGPRV
- a CDS encoding GntR family transcriptional regulator; amino-acid sequence: MSGTVTPGPAPLHRAPGRLLWQQLLADLRRRLDADEFTHGFPGELALVEEYGVSRHTVRQAVKVLREEGLVVGSRGRPSRQAAPAEIVQRLGALYSLNESVRAMGLEQRSVVRALDVRADGVVAAHLGLEESTPLVHLERLRLAGRDPLALDRVWLPYELAAPLLQADFSTGALYERYAELCGVVLTGGEETIQPILPTPAEHRLLGGSPSTAAFAIRRLGTAKGRPVEWRRTLVRGDRFVLRADFAGRDGYQLDLLGSPDRRDPRR